The genomic interval GAGTGAACGAAATGAGCGGATCCGCTTCCCTCTTTCCCTCTCTCGCTGTTTGCAGTTCATATTTTCCACTATATATGAGTAAACAATAATGGCACaacaaaatatgcataaaatgtCATGAGTATGAGGAAGCGAATGCCAGACAAACGGCGTCACAAAACTGCAATGTATCTACATATGCACAGATACATTTAGAGattgagatacagatacagatacagatacagtgAGAGCAATCTGTAAAATTGTCAGGTGGTTCATTAGACAGCGTCGTAATATGCAAAATGTCAGCAATTCAGTTTATGACGGAAGGCGGAAGATTCGCCGGCGGTGCAAGGTGAGGTTGAGGCGCTACGATCTCGGCGAAATTTCAAATCCGGAATTTAGAATTTAGAATTCAGAATTCGGAACCAAAATAGAAATTCCTCTAGCACAACGATTAGCCCTAGAGATTATTCAATCTGGCCGCCCATATCAGTCGGTACAAGAGTTCTGCgaattatttttggcaaaaacacAAGGCCACACTAACGCCAATTGAAGGTCGAagcgaatcgaatcgaatcggtTGGGATGGGATGGTATATGGTATGGTATAGTATGGTATGTGATCTTGTGATATGGAAAGGAAATTCGGGCAGAGGGAGTCGATTCATAAATAGCCCCCACACACATAGTCATTAGTATTTTCGCAAACTATTTCCGCTTTTGCGCAGacgagaaatattttttcgtGGCGGAAAATCAAATGATACGACGACGTCAAAGCGCcggcaaaaagaaaatgtggCGAAAATCGCTTGGCTTGCCGGTTGCCGGCTGCTATTTTCCCTCTCTCTTGCGTGCGAGCCAATTTCTATAGCCTTTAGCGCGAAGAAAACACATTTTCAAGGTCAATCAAATGAAAATCGGAATGAGAAAAAAGATTTGGCGGCAGACAGCACATCGTGTGCTTATTGAAACAGAACGTAGCAAATAAAAAGCGAGTAGCAGTGGCACACATGAAATCAAACGTAAATTCAAATCCAAGTCGCTGAAAACAATGGTGTGTAGATGATGATAGTGCGCATGGTGGGAGGGAAGggggagtgggtgggtggatgggtgtgGGGTGGGGTGGCACGTTCGCTGTCTGGGGCACTTGGCGCATGTTCGTGTAACTCAAAACCCGGAAAGCCAAATGGCGAAATAACATGAACATTCGCTCGGCTTAGACGCGGAGCACCTCCCACTTCCCACTTCCCACTTACCACCCCCCCATCCAGCACCCCCCATCCAGCACCACCCCATTCCGCTGGCGAAATAGAAAAACACGCGCCGAAAgcaggaaaaagaaaaacaagcatGTACGAGTAGTAACAGCACACAATGCGGAACCTTGAACTCTAGTTCGTCGACCTTGGCTGCTAATGTCAGCGGCAAAAGCTCTTGGCTACAGAGGGGATGTAGCCAACAGAGGGGGTGGGGGATGGGGGGTGGGAATAACGGGAGAGCAGCCCCTAGAAACTAAAACCAGAAAAACTAACCCGGCCAGCTGACGTAGGCGAAGCTTTCCCTCTATTTTCTATGTTTTTGAAAGCTTCCAGCGGCGTTTAAGGAAATGCGACATtcgcagagagagagagagagacagagagtGACAGAGAGAGATGGCAGATAGCTGGCGTGGTGGGCGTGCGGAAGTACAAATAGTTATTgttattgatttaaatgagTGGGCcgggagggggaggggaggtTCGCTGACCTTCGCGTGTGAAATAAGCGATGACGTGATGGTGATGGGGTGCGGGGAAAGCAACAGTTATAGGAAAAGTTTGTGACAACTTCTAGGATAGTCACTGTAGGTTACTGCATTTTTGACAGTTTAAACTAGCTAGTTTCTAACCCTTAACCCTTTGATTCCTCCACTTGCAGGCCTGTCCGCTGAACCCCGCCCCCGAACTGCAATCGGAGCAGGAGTTCTCGCAGCGTTTCGCGCACGTTATTCGCGGCGTGATCGACTTTGCCGGCATGATACCCGGCTTCCAGCTGCTCACCCAGGACGACAAGTTCACGCTGCTGAAGGCGGGACTCTTTGATGCACTGTTTGTGCGCCTGATCTGCATGTTCGACTCGTCGATAAACTCGATCATCTGCCTGAATGGCCAGGTGATGCGACGGGATGCGATCCAGAACGGTGCCAATGCCCGCTTCCTGGTGGACTCCACCTTCAATTTTGCGGAGCGCATGAACTCGATGAACCTGACAGATGCCGAGATCGGCCTGTTCTGCGCCATCGTTCTGATCACGCCAGATCGCCCCGGTCTGCGCAACCTGGAGCTCATTGAGAAGATGTACTCGCGGCTCAAGGGCTGCCTGCAGTACATTGTGGCCCAGAATAGGCCCGATCAGCCGGAGTTCCTGGCCAAGTTGCTGGAGACGATGCCCGATCTGCGCACCCTGAGCACCCTGCACACCGAGAAACTGGTCGTATTCCGCACCGAGCACAAGGAGCTGCTGCGCCAGCAGATGTGGTCCATGGAGGACGGCAACAACAGCGATGGCCAGCAGAACAAGTCGCCCTCGGGCAGCTGGGCGGACGCCATGGACGTGGAGGCGGCCAAGAGTCCGCTGGGCTCGGTTTCCAGCAGTGAGTCCGCCGATCTCGACTACGGCAGTCCGAGCAGCTCACAGCCACAGGGCGTGTCCCTGCCCTCGCCGCCGCAGCAACAGCCCTCGGCTTTGGCCAGCTCGGCTCCTCTGCTGGCGGCCACCCTCTCCGGTGGATGTCCGCTGCGCAACCGGGCCAACTCCGGCTCCAGCGGCGACTCCGGAGCAGCTGACATGGACATCGTGGGCTCGCACGCACATCTCACCCAGAACGGGCTGACAATCACGCCGATTGTGcggcaccagcagcagcagcagcaacagcagcagcagatcggTGAGTAATCTTTTGATGGAATATATACAATCGAATCAGTAGTAATATTGCTCTCAGTATAATGAAAAGTTAACAGTAGAGATACGTTTTTATAACTCCccttttaatttgaaattattttttttgatttcttgcAGGAATACTCAGCAATGCGCATTCCCGCAACTTGAACGGCGCACACGCGAtgtgccagcagcagcagcagcacccacAACTGCACCACCACTTGACCGCCGGAGCTGCGCGCTACAGGAAGCTGGATTCGCCCACGGATTCGGGCATTGAGTCGGGCAACGAGAAGAACGAGTGCAAGGCGGTGAGTTCGGGGGGCAGTTCCTCGTGCTCCAGTCCGCGCTCCAGTGTCGACGATGCGCTGGACTGCAGCGATGCCGCCGCCAATCACAGCCAGGTGGTGCAGCATCCGCAGCTGAGTGTGGTGGCCGTGTCACCAGTACGCTCGCCCCAGCCCTCCACCAGCAGCCACCTGAAGCGGCAGATTGTGGAGGACATGCCCGTGCTGAAGCGCGTGCTGCAGGCGCCGCCACTGTACGACACCAACTCGCTGATGGACGAGGCCTACAAGCCGCACAAGAAGTTCCGGGCCCTGCGGCATCGCGAGTTCGAGACCGCCGAGGCGGATGCCAGCAGTTCCACATCCGGCTCGAATAGCCTGAGTGCCGGCAGTCCGCGGCAGAGTCCAGTGCCGAACAGtgtggccacgcccccgccaACGGCGAGCAGTGCCGCCGCAGGTAATCCCGCCCAGAGCCAGCTGCACATGCACCTGACCCGCAGCAGCCCCAAGGCCTCGATGGCCAGCTCGCACTCGGTGCTGGCCAAGTCCCTCATGGCCGAGCCGCGCATGACGCCCGAGCAGATGAAGCGCAGCGACATTATCCAGAACTACTTGAAGCGCGAGAACAGCACGGCcgccagcagcaccaccaatGGCGTGGGCAACCGCAgtcccagcagcagctccacaCCGCCGCCATCGGCGGTGCAGAGTCAGCAGCGGTGGGGCAGCAGCTCGGTGATCACCACCACCTgccagcagcgccagcagtCCGTGTCGCCGCACAGCAAtggctccagctccagttcgagctccagctccagctccagttcgtcctcctcctccacatcctccaactgcagctccagctcggCCAGCAGCTGTCAGTATTTCCAGTCGCCGCACTCCACCAGCAACGGCACCAGTGCGCCGGCGAGCTCCAGTTCGGGATCGAGCAGCGCCACGCCCCTGCTGGAACTGCAGGTGGACATTGCCGACTCGGCGCAGCCGCTCAATTTGTCCAAGAAGTCGCCCACGCCGCCGCCCAGCAAGCTGCACGCTCTGGTGGCCGCCGCCAATGCCGTTCAGCGCTATCCCACGCTGTCCGCCGACGTCACTGTGACCGCCTCCAATGGCGGTCCTCCGTCGGCGGTGGCCAGTCCGGCGCCCAGCAGCAGTCCGCCGGCGAGTGTGGCCTCACCCAATCCCGGCCTGAACGCCGCCGTGCACAAGGTCATGCTGGAGGCGTAAGAGCGGGCGGAGGTAGGTGGAAGGTCGGAGCAGTGggagagacagagacagagactgggtgtggcagtggcagtttAGCGATGCAGaaagcagcaagcagcaagcagGAAGCAGGATCAATTAAGGATCGGCAGGAgttgaattaaattattttacctTTTAATTGAGCCGTGTACAAAGTTTGAAAGCAAAACCAACATGCATGCAatttaaaactaatatttaaagcaacaacaaacaaaacaactacaagttattaatttaaaaaagaaaaaaccaacaaacaaacaaacaaacaacaaaaaacccaaGCTTGAATGGTattacaaaagaaaaagaaaaacagaaaaagagaaaaaacataaatatattttagcaGTTAAACTTTAACGTAGCAAGAAACCAACAAACCCAAGGCAGCGCTCTGATTTTGCATTAACTTTTCTTCAGCTGCTACCGAAAACGCCCCcacgccccccccccccccaccccTCAAACCCCCTCTCACCCCCCACACGTTTTTGGACCCCTGATTGTTTTATAAGTTTTAAGCTCTTGTTGTACATATTAATTACGTTTATTGGTAACTATGTTTAGCGCTTTAGTTGTAGTTGGAGCAAAACTACTTTGCTTTTTTGGATGTTTTTTGAAAAAActgcaaattattattattaaatttttaaatacctaaaaacaaaaacaatgtgtgtgaaattttttattgtgcgATCTCCAAGCAGAATTGAAGTGCAGTTTGCAACAAATTTTAACTACGATTAAGTTGATAACgattcattttttatgaatttaacTAATTTTATGAATTTGTTATAGTTTTCCACCACCCCCCTCCCTCCATCCTATCGAACTTTCTATCTGACCAACTAGCTATCCGTATT from Drosophila yakuba strain Tai18E2 chromosome 3L, Prin_Dyak_Tai18E2_2.1, whole genome shotgun sequence carries:
- the LOC6534261 gene encoding ecdysone-induced protein 75B isoform X1, with translation MLKKLKCMEAVQAAAAATSSGGSSGSGSASASGSGSASKLIKTEPIDFEMLHLEENDRQRDMEREPSSSNCNSSSSTSSNSLTPQRYTHVQVQTVPPRQPTGLTTPGGTQKVILTPRVEYVQQRATSSTGGGMKHVYSQQQVGAASRSAPPETTALLTTTSGTPQIIITRTLPSNQHLSRRHSASPSDLHHYQQQQPQRQQSPPPLHHQQQQQQQHVRVIRDGRLYDEATVVVAARRHSVSPPPLHHHSRSAPVSPVIGRRGGAAYMDQQYQQRQTPPLAPPPPPPPPPPPPPPPQQQQQQQQYISTGVAPPTAAARKFVVSTSTRHVNVIASNHFQQQSHQSHQPHQQHQSHQQHQQHQSHQQHVIASVSSSSSSSAIGSGASSSSHIFRTPVVSSSSSSNMQHQQQQQQQQSSLGNSVMRPPPPPPPPKVKHASSSSSGNSSSSNSNSNSSSSNSSSSSNGEEPSSSIPDLEFDGTTVLCRVCGDKASGFHYGVHSCEGCKGFFRRSIQQKIQYRPCTKNQQCSILRINRNRCQYCRLKKCIAVGMSRDAVRFGRVPKREKARILAAMQQSTQNRGQQRALATELDDQPRLLAAVLRAHLETCEFTKEKVSAMRQRARDCPSYSMPTLLACPLNPAPELQSEQEFSQRFAHVIRGVIDFAGMIPGFQLLTQDDKFTLLKAGLFDALFVRLICMFDSSINSIICLNGQVMRRDAIQNGANARFLVDSTFNFAERMNSMNLTDAEIGLFCAIVLITPDRPGLRNLELIEKMYSRLKGCLQYIVAQNRPDQPEFLAKLLETMPDLRTLSTLHTEKLVVFRTEHKELLRQQMWSMEDGNNSDGQQNKSPSGSWADAMDVEAAKSPLGSVSSSESADLDYGSPSSSQPQGVSLPSPPQQQPSALASSAPLLAATLSGGCPLRNRANSGSSGDSGAADMDIVGSHAHLTQNGLTITPIVRHQQQQQQQQQQIGILSNAHSRNLNGAHAMCQQQQQHPQLHHHLTAGAARYRKLDSPTDSGIESGNEKNECKAVSSGGSSSCSSPRSSVDDALDCSDAAANHSQVVQHPQLSVVAVSPVRSPQPSTSSHLKRQIVEDMPVLKRVLQAPPLYDTNSLMDEAYKPHKKFRALRHREFETAEADASSSTSGSNSLSAGSPRQSPVPNSVATPPPTASSAAAGNPAQSQLHMHLTRSSPKASMASSHSVLAKSLMAEPRMTPEQMKRSDIIQNYLKRENSTAASSTTNGVGNRSPSSSSTPPPSAVQSQQRWGSSSVITTTCQQRQQSVSPHSNGSSSSSSSSSSSSSSSSSTSSNCSSSSASSCQYFQSPHSTSNGTSAPASSSSGSSSATPLLELQVDIADSAQPLNLSKKSPTPPPSKLHALVAAANAVQRYPTLSADVTVTASNGGPPSAVASPAPSSSPPASVASPNPGLNAAVHKVMLEA
- the LOC6534261 gene encoding ecdysone-induced protein 75B, isoforms C/D isoform X3, giving the protein MLMSADSSDSAKTSVICSTVSASMLAPPAPEQPSTTAPPILGVTGRSHLENALKLPPNTSVSAYYQHNSKLGMAQSYSPEFRSLVAPVTDLDTVPPTGVTMASSSNSPNSSVKLPHSGVIFVSKSSAVSTTDGSTVVVQQQQQQQPQQQQMPQHFESLPHHHPQQEHQQQQQQQHHLQHHPHPHAMYPHGYPQASLHHPGGIAVVPADSRPQTPEYIKSYPVMDTTVASSVKGEPELNIEFDGTTVLCRVCGDKASGFHYGVHSCEGCKGFFRRSIQQKIQYRPCTKNQQCSILRINRNRCQYCRLKKCIAVGMSRDAVRFGRVPKREKARILAAMQQSTQNRGQQRALATELDDQPRLLAAVLRAHLETCEFTKEKVSAMRQRARDCPSYSMPTLLACPLNPAPELQSEQEFSQRFAHVIRGVIDFAGMIPGFQLLTQDDKFTLLKAGLFDALFVRLICMFDSSINSIICLNGQVMRRDAIQNGANARFLVDSTFNFAERMNSMNLTDAEIGLFCAIVLITPDRPGLRNLELIEKMYSRLKGCLQYIVAQNRPDQPEFLAKLLETMPDLRTLSTLHTEKLVVFRTEHKELLRQQMWSMEDGNNSDGQQNKSPSGSWADAMDVEAAKSPLGSVSSSESADLDYGSPSSSQPQGVSLPSPPQQQPSALASSAPLLAATLSGGCPLRNRANSGSSGDSGAADMDIVGSHAHLTQNGLTITPIVRHQQQQQQQQQQIGILSNAHSRNLNGAHAMCQQQQQHPQLHHHLTAGAARYRKLDSPTDSGIESGNEKNECKAVSSGGSSSCSSPRSSVDDALDCSDAAANHSQVVQHPQLSVVAVSPVRSPQPSTSSHLKRQIVEDMPVLKRVLQAPPLYDTNSLMDEAYKPHKKFRALRHREFETAEADASSSTSGSNSLSAGSPRQSPVPNSVATPPPTASSAAAGNPAQSQLHMHLTRSSPKASMASSHSVLAKSLMAEPRMTPEQMKRSDIIQNYLKRENSTAASSTTNGVGNRSPSSSSTPPPSAVQSQQRWGSSSVITTTCQQRQQSVSPHSNGSSSSSSSSSSSSSSSSSTSSNCSSSSASSCQYFQSPHSTSNGTSAPASSSSGSSSATPLLELQVDIADSAQPLNLSKKSPTPPPSKLHALVAAANAVQRYPTLSADVTVTASNGGPPSAVASPAPSSSPPASVASPNPGLNAAVHKVMLEA
- the LOC6534261 gene encoding ecdysone-induced protein 75B isoform X2, producing MVCAMQEVAAVQQQQQQQQQQQQQQQQQSQQQHATTIVLLTGNGGGNLHIVATSQQHQPMHQLQQQQHQHQHPHQQQAKSQQLKQQHSALVKLLESAPIKQQQQTPKQIVYLQQQQQQQQQQQQQPQRKRLKNEAAIVQQQQQTPATLVKTTTSNSNNNTQTTNSISQQQQQQQHQIVLQQLQHQQQPPAAATPKPCADLSAKNDSESGIDEDCPNSDEDCPNANPAATSLEDSSYEQYQCPWKKIRYARELKQRELEQQQTTGGSNAQQQQVEAKPAAMPTSNMKQLHCDSPFSAQTHKEIANLLRQQSQQQQVVATQQQQQQQQQQQLQHQHQQQRRDSSDSNCSLMSNSSNSSAGNCCTCNAGEDQQLEEMDEAQDSGCDDELCEQHHQRLDSSQLNYLCQKFDEKLDTALSNSSGSASATGRSTPAVSANEDADGFFRRSIQQKIQYRPCTKNQQCSILRINRNRCQYCRLKKCIAVGMSRDAVRFGRVPKREKARILAAMQQSTQNRGQQRALATELDDQPRLLAAVLRAHLETCEFTKEKVSAMRQRARDCPSYSMPTLLACPLNPAPELQSEQEFSQRFAHVIRGVIDFAGMIPGFQLLTQDDKFTLLKAGLFDALFVRLICMFDSSINSIICLNGQVMRRDAIQNGANARFLVDSTFNFAERMNSMNLTDAEIGLFCAIVLITPDRPGLRNLELIEKMYSRLKGCLQYIVAQNRPDQPEFLAKLLETMPDLRTLSTLHTEKLVVFRTEHKELLRQQMWSMEDGNNSDGQQNKSPSGSWADAMDVEAAKSPLGSVSSSESADLDYGSPSSSQPQGVSLPSPPQQQPSALASSAPLLAATLSGGCPLRNRANSGSSGDSGAADMDIVGSHAHLTQNGLTITPIVRHQQQQQQQQQQIGILSNAHSRNLNGAHAMCQQQQQHPQLHHHLTAGAARYRKLDSPTDSGIESGNEKNECKAVSSGGSSSCSSPRSSVDDALDCSDAAANHSQVVQHPQLSVVAVSPVRSPQPSTSSHLKRQIVEDMPVLKRVLQAPPLYDTNSLMDEAYKPHKKFRALRHREFETAEADASSSTSGSNSLSAGSPRQSPVPNSVATPPPTASSAAAGNPAQSQLHMHLTRSSPKASMASSHSVLAKSLMAEPRMTPEQMKRSDIIQNYLKRENSTAASSTTNGVGNRSPSSSSTPPPSAVQSQQRWGSSSVITTTCQQRQQSVSPHSNGSSSSSSSSSSSSSSSSSTSSNCSSSSASSCQYFQSPHSTSNGTSAPASSSSGSSSATPLLELQVDIADSAQPLNLSKKSPTPPPSKLHALVAAANAVQRYPTLSADVTVTASNGGPPSAVASPAPSSSPPASVASPNPGLNAAVHKVMLEA
- the LOC6534261 gene encoding ecdysone-induced protein 75B, isoforms C/D isoform X4, which produces MGEELPILKGILKGNVNYHNAPVRFGRVPKREKARILAAMQQSTQNRGQQRALATELDDQPRLLAAVLRAHLETCEFTKEKVSAMRQRARDCPSYSMPTLLACPLNPAPELQSEQEFSQRFAHVIRGVIDFAGMIPGFQLLTQDDKFTLLKAGLFDALFVRLICMFDSSINSIICLNGQVMRRDAIQNGANARFLVDSTFNFAERMNSMNLTDAEIGLFCAIVLITPDRPGLRNLELIEKMYSRLKGCLQYIVAQNRPDQPEFLAKLLETMPDLRTLSTLHTEKLVVFRTEHKELLRQQMWSMEDGNNSDGQQNKSPSGSWADAMDVEAAKSPLGSVSSSESADLDYGSPSSSQPQGVSLPSPPQQQPSALASSAPLLAATLSGGCPLRNRANSGSSGDSGAADMDIVGSHAHLTQNGLTITPIVRHQQQQQQQQQQIGILSNAHSRNLNGAHAMCQQQQQHPQLHHHLTAGAARYRKLDSPTDSGIESGNEKNECKAVSSGGSSSCSSPRSSVDDALDCSDAAANHSQVVQHPQLSVVAVSPVRSPQPSTSSHLKRQIVEDMPVLKRVLQAPPLYDTNSLMDEAYKPHKKFRALRHREFETAEADASSSTSGSNSLSAGSPRQSPVPNSVATPPPTASSAAAGNPAQSQLHMHLTRSSPKASMASSHSVLAKSLMAEPRMTPEQMKRSDIIQNYLKRENSTAASSTTNGVGNRSPSSSSTPPPSAVQSQQRWGSSSVITTTCQQRQQSVSPHSNGSSSSSSSSSSSSSSSSSTSSNCSSSSASSCQYFQSPHSTSNGTSAPASSSSGSSSATPLLELQVDIADSAQPLNLSKKSPTPPPSKLHALVAAANAVQRYPTLSADVTVTASNGGPPSAVASPAPSSSPPASVASPNPGLNAAVHKVMLEA